The DNA window GAGACGGAGCCCCCCGAGGTGCTCGAGCGCGCGCAGACGCTCTGCGAGGAGCACGCGGTGGAGTCGGTGGACGACGCCGTGGAGCGGGTGCTCTCCGACACGAAGACGCACGCGCTGCACCTGGCCCTGCTGGAGTCCCAGCCGGAGCTCCTCCGGGACTCGGTGCCCGCGGCCCTCGAGTCCGCGCGCCGCAAGCTGCTGGGCGGCGTGACGGAGCCCCTCTCCGCGCAGGAGAAGGTGGCGGCCCTGCTGGACATCGACACGTTGAGCGAGGCGCGGGAGCAGCGCCTGACGCGCACCATGTCCTGACCGTCAGGGCGTCGAATCCCTCAGCGCGGACTCGAGCGGGAGGGCTTGTCCCGCCAGCGCGGCGCGGCGGACCTCACGGTCCTCGAACCGGCGAGACATCAGCGCGCGCGGGTTGAAGCCCGCCGCACGAGCCAGCCGGGTGAGCCGGGCCTTCAGCAGGCTGCGCGAGACCTTCTCCGTGGACCCCAGGCCCACGACGATGCGGTTGGCCGTCGTCCGCGCATCGAAGGCATGAAGCTGGGGGAAGCTGGCGCGCCAGGTCTGGAACATCTCCGGGTAGTGCGGATTGGGAGCGCGGTGCACGTTGCACACCACCGCGCCCCCGGGAGCAAGCCTCGCGCGGACGGCCTGGAGGAACTCCCATGTCGCCAGCGCGCGGGGCGCGCCTCGGGGTCCGAAGGCATCCAGGAGGATGACGTCGTAGGCGGGCCCCGGGGCCTCGATGAAGCGCCGCCCATCCACCTGGTGCGCGCGCAGCCGCGCGTCCTCGCGGAAGCCCAGATAGCGCCTGGCGACGTCGAGCACCTCCGCGTCGCAGTCCACCGCGTCGATGTGGGCTTCGGGGAGCGCGGCGTGCAGGAACATGGGGAGCGCGCCCCCGCCCACGCCCACCATCAGGATGCGCCGGGGCTCATTCACGAAGGCCACGCCGCCAATCATCCCTTGCGTGTATTCGAGCTCCAGCCACTGCGGGTAGCCGGGCCGCACCACGCTCTGGAAGGCGCTGTCCCGGCCGAACTGCAGATAGCGCCGGCCCACGCCGTCCTCGCTGACGATGCAGCGATAGGCCCCCGGCTTGCCCATGTACAGCACGGCCCGCGGCTGGGACAGCCACCGGAACACTCGCGCCAGGAAACGCCGCGAGCGCGCCCGCCGGCCGCCGCTGAGCGCAATGCCCAGCGAGGCGCCCTGACGCGAGAGCACCCGCGCCCAGGGAGCCTCGTGCCACCAGGGACGTCCCGCACGAGGGCACGACCTCCAGGAGCCGCTGTCGCCCGCGCTCACGATGACTAGACGAAGAACCGGCGGAGCACGGCCACCATGGCGGCCACGTCGGACGCGCAGGCCATCTCGCGGATGGAGTGCATGGACAACATCGGATTGCCCACGTCCACGGTGCGGATGCCGAGCTGCCCCGCGGAGATGGGGCCGATGGTGCTGCCACAGCCCAGGTCCGTGCGCGTGACGAAGTGCTGCGGCGTCACTCCCGCCGCGCGGCACAGCGTGGCGAAGAAGGCCCACGACTCGCCATCGGTGGCGTAGGACTGGTTCACGTTCGACTTGATGACGGGCCCCGCGCCCATCTGCGGCTGGTGCTTCGGCTCATGCAGCGACGCGTAGTTGGGATGGACCGCGTGCGCCATGTCCGCGCTCACCAGGAAGGACTGGGCCATCGCGCGGTGGAACGCGTCGGGCTTGCCATCCGAGTGCGCCAGGGTGATGCGCTCCAGCAGGGACCGCAGGAACGGGGACGCGGCCCCCTGCGCGCTGCGGCTGCCCACCTCCTCGTGGTCGAACAGGATGAGGCCGCTGGTGGCCTCGCGCGAGTCCGGGGCGGACAGCAGCGCGGACAGGCCCGAATGGCAGCTCGCGAGGTTGTCCAGGCGAGACGCGTGGAGGAACTCCGAGCGGGCCCCCGAGCGCGTCGACGGCTGCAAGTCATAGAGGCACAAGTCGTAGCCCAGGATGTTCGGGGCCTCCGTCTTCACGCCCCCGCGCGCCAGCTCGTTCACCAGCATGGCCCGCAGGTCCGCGGCGTCCGCGTTCTCCAGCCCCAGCACGGGCACCATGTGGTCCTGGGGGTTGAGCTTCAGCCCCTCCGTGTTCACCCCTCGGTTGAGGTGGATGGCCAGGTTGGGCACCCGCAGCAGCGGCTTGCGGAAGTCCACCAGGTGGCCGCGCGGCACGCCGCCCTTGCCACCCTTCCCTCCCTCCATCACCACCACGCGGCCCGCGAGCGACAAGTCGCGGTCCGTCCAGGTGTGCAGCAGCACGCCGCCGTACACCTCCACGCCGAGCTGCCGGTAGCCGTTGCGCGCGAGCTCCGCGTGGGGCTTGAGCCTCAGGTTGGGCGAATCCGTGTGGGCACCGACCAGCCGGAAGCCCGCGCGATCCACAGGCGAGGTGCCGAGCTGGAAGGCCGCGATGCTGGTGTCGCCCCGCGTGACGTAGACGCGCGCGCCCGGCTCCAGAGACCAGGACTCGCGCTCATCCAGGGCGCGGTAGCCGGCCTGCTCCAGGCGGCGCGCCGTCTCGCGCACCGCGTGGTACGGCGTGGGCGAGGCGTCGATGTACGCGAGCAAGTCATTGGCCAGGGCATCGGTATCGGTCGGGCTCATGTCGGCCCGAAGCTAACTCCGACCGGGCGCCGCGCCACGTCCGAATCACGCCCCCCGGGCGGGCAGACGGGCTCCTGACAGTCCCGGGGGCGTCACGGTGGTGGACGGCTTCGCCTGGGGCGCCGCGTCCAGGAACGTGCCCAGGAGCACCCAGCGACGGGACTCGGCCTCCGCGCCGCGCCGCGCGAGCAGCGGCGTCGTGTAGTGCCAGAAGGGCAGGCGGTACACGGTGACTCCCCCCACCGTGCTCACGCGCGTCATCTCCGAGAGGTGTCCGTCCTTCTCGTAGACCAGGTACTGGTGGTCCACACCCGGCAGCGTGAGGCTCAGGTGCATGTCCACGTAGCCGTCGCGGGCCTCGGCCTCCTCGGGGTGGTGGTCATTGTGAGGGCCGGAGTAGTCCCCGGGCCCGTAGCAGAGCACCTGGATGCCCCAGCCCCGGCGCAGCACCCGGCCGCTGACGGCGGCGGCGAACGCGGCGAACGTCTCCGAGCGCAGCATCGCCGTGAGCCCCACCGCCTCCGCCGCGCGCCAGGAGCGCGAGCGCCGGTTCTCCAGGAGCGCCGTGCGCACCCGCACCGTCTTGGGCAGCAGCTCCATGTAGTTCATCGTCATCCCCGAGATGGAGTCATGGGGGATGGGGTCCTCCATCGGCACCACCAGCTCGCGCAGGGCCTTGTCCAGCGCGTCGCGGCAGGCGGCCGCCCGGTCGGCGTCCACCACGCCCTGGAGCGAGACGAAGCGGCGCGCCGGGTCCAACAAGGCACCGGACACCGTCTTGTCACGCCCCTCGAGGATGCGGCGGCCCTTGGGGGTGAGGAGGTCTGCGAACTCGGAGGGGAAGAGCTTCTTCATGGCGGGTCCAGGGCCACCCGGCTCGACTCGAGCCAAGAGGAGAGGCCCTCGCATACGGCTTCACGCGCCGCTTGTCCTGCGCAAATGCGCGGGCCTCCCTGCTCGCCTGGGCCTCGCGGCGCTCGTGACGGCCATGTGACGTCATGCGTCAACATGTCTCGGTGAAACATCCTGCTTCAGGGATTGCGGTCATATTTCAGTGAGGGGACAACCTTTCGGGCCCTGCCTCGATAACCATTTGATTCGCCGAATCCCGGAGACTCCCCCAGGCATGGATTCCATCCGCAACCGTCCTCGCGTCGTCACGCCGAACCCGTCCACGTCCCTCCAGCCGCAAGCGGAAGCGAAGCAGACCGCGGCCTCGGCGAAGGCCAACGCGGTGGGTCACACCCAGCTCAGCTCGTTCGAGGCCAAGGTCGGCACTCCGGGACAGGCACAGGCCACGCAGCCGCTGCCGGGCGCCTGGCGCGGGGGGCCGGACACCGAGGTGGGCAAGGCCGTGCAGGCCGTCTGGGACCGGATGAAGAACATGCCGGGGGCGGATGTCACCATCAAGGGAGACACCCCGGCGTCGCTCCTGGGCCGCGCCATCCTGGACGGCAAGAAGGTGACGAACGAGCAGATCATCGCGATGTCCAAGGTGACGCTGGAGCAGCTCGCCACCGACCCGAAGGACGTCGAGAAGGTGCTCAAGAAGGTCCCCAACGCGCGGGAGCTGCCCGTGCACAAGTTCACCGTGGCGATGCTGTCCGCGGCGACGGGCGTGGACCCGAAGAAGCTGTCCGAGGCCTGCCCCGACCTGGGCCTGACGGGCGCGCCGGGCACGCCCCTGCTCTACGCGGCGAAGGGCGAGGGCGTGCAGCGCTCCACCGCGCTGCACGACTTCACCGACTACCTGCGGGGCGCGGGCGTCAAGGGCATGAACAAGGCCGTGTGGGGCGTGGAAAGCAAAGTCCTGTCGGCCCTCGTCTCCGTGGTGGGCGGCGGCCGGTACTGACACAGTCCCCGATGGGCTGACGTCGTGAAGGGCCGTGTTCCCCCAGCGGAACGCGGCCCTTCGTGCATTCAGGCGTCGTCGCGTGGCGCCCCGCCCGAGAGCTTCAGCCGCGCGGACTCCAGCCGCTTCGCCCGAACCTTCCCCGCGACGTCCAGAAGCCGCCGGTCCCGCTCCCAGCGCTCGCGAGTCGGGGCATCGACCTGGGCCCAGAGCGGCTCGCACTGCGTGACGGTGTGCTTGACGCGTGCGAGCGCGCCGCCGAGCGCCACATGGGTCGCCGCGGAGGACGGGTCCGCCTGGGCCAGTCCCCGCATCATGACGGCGAGGGCGAGGAGCTCTTCGCGGACGGGGTCCGGCCAGCCGCAACGCCGGGCCACCTGCAGGAGCCACCCGAGCAGCGCGAGCTGGACATGGCAGTCCTCCACGGTGCGGAAGGGCTTGAGGTAGCGCGTGTAGCCGTCACCCGGGAGCACCTCGTCCGGGGACACGGCGACATCGTCGAGCCGCAGCTCCGCGTGAGGGACTTCGGGCACGAAGGGCAGCTCGGGGAGCGCCGTGACGCGGACGCCCCGGCGCTTCGAGTCCAGGCACACCATGCGCAGCCGGTTGCGGCCCTGCGCGTCCTGCCCCTCGGAGGCGACCACGAGCAGCAGCTCCGCGGAGGTGCCCAGCGTGACGAAGGTCTTCTCTCCGGTGAGCGTCCAGCCCGAGACCGACGACGTCAGGCGCGTCTGGATGGCGGAGGGATGTGCCCCGGCCGGCTCCGTCGCGCAGAGCGCCGTGGGACTGTCGGCTGGGAGCATGGGGAACAGGAAGCGATGGGCGGCGTGATAGCCCGATGCGAAGGCATACCCGAGCCGGTCCGCGCCGAAGCCTCCCGCGAGCGCCAGGTCCGCGGGCGTCGGGAACCGGGCCATGAGCGCCAGGTGACGGCGCCACCAGGCCTCGACGGAGTCGAGCGCGGGGGACTCGGGGGGCTCGGTGAGCAGGAAGGAGAGGAGGTCGTTCACGGAGCCACTGTACGCCGGGCCCGCGGCGTCCCGCATGGCTCCTGATGGCCCCTACGTACCGCCCCGTAGACGAGCCCTCCCCAATCACAATCACCCCAAACACGTTGCCAAAATCAACGAACTTCAATGCCTTACATCGAGAACTCCACGTCAGGCTCGTCCGCGAAGACCTTGCCGCCCTGTCGCGTCCATATCGTTGCCTGAGTCAACAGCCGTTGCGACATCTCGCGGGGTCCCTGCGGTTGCTCGCCGTCGCCTGTGGTGTCCCTCTCCCGACAGGGAAGGGCACGCCTGAAGCCGAAGTGGAACAGAGGTCCGTCGCGGAGCCTCCGCTGGCCCCCCTTGGACATCCAGCGGCCCCATCGAGACGGGTTGCGTTCTCCGCGAACAGCAACCCGCCTCGGGATGACAACCCATGGGCAGCACACCGTCTGCCTTCAGGTCGTCTCCACGTCGAGCTTCCGGGCCGGAGTCCGTCCACGGGGCTCCTCGTCGCACCCCTCCTCGCACGCGCCGCCCGTGCCCACCCAGTAGCGCGGCCCCGGGCCCTGGACCGCCGCGCGATCCTTCGGGTTCACGAACCGGCAGGTCCCCAGGGAAAGACAGCCACAACTGATGCACTGGCTCAATCCCACCTTCAGCCGCTCCAGCTCGGCGATGCGTGCGTCGATTCGCGCGGTCCACCGCTCCGACAACCGCGCCCAGTCGCGTCCAGACGGGACGTGGTCCGACGGAAGCCGCGCCAGCTCCCCGGCAATCTCCTCCAGCGTCAGCCCCAGCCGCTGGGCGAACACGATGAAGGCCAGTCGCCGGAGGACCGAGCGCTGGAAGCGCCGATGGTTCGAGCCCGCGCGCGTCGAGGAGATCAACCCCCGCTCCTCGTAGTAGCGCAGCGCCGAGGCGGGCAGCCCGCTGCGCTTCACAATCATCTGGATGGTGAGCAGGTCATCCGGTCGCATCGGCCCAGGGTGACGCAACGGCCCCTTGACCTCAAGTTCACTTGAAGTTGCAGAGTGGTGCTCATGGCCGCGCGCAGCGGCGCAACCCCCATCGAAATGAGCCCCCCATGACCCTCCTCGTCACAGGCGCCACCGGGAACATCGGCCGCAAGGTCATCGCCCACCTGCTCGAGCGCGGACAGCGCGTCCGAGCCCTCAGCCGCACCCCCTCCAGGTCAGCCCTCCCCCCAGTGGTCGAGGTCTTCGAGGGTGACCTCACCGCCCCCGCCACCCTCGGGCCCGCCCTCCAGGGCGTCACCGCCGTCTTCCTCATCACCCATGACGGCCCCAGGTACGCCCCGCTCCAGACGGGACAGGCGCTCATCCAGCTCATCCACGAGCACGGCGTGCGTCGCGTCGTGACGCTCTGGCGAGGCGAGCGCGGCACCATCGAAGCGGCCCTTGAGTCCTCGAGCCAGCTCGAATGGACCCAGCTCGAACCCTCCGACTTCATGTCCAACATGCTGCACTGGGCGGAGTCCATCCGGTCCCACCACCGCGTCCAGGAGCCCTACCCGCACAGCCGCTGCGCCCTCATCCACGAGCAGGACGTCGCCGAGGTGGCCGCCAGGGTGCTTGTCGAAGATGGCCACCATGGCCGGGTGTACCGGCTCACCGGCTCCGAGGCCCTCACCATTCCCCAACGCGTCCACATCCTGAAGGAGACCCTGGGCCGGGACATCGCCTACGTGGAGCTGAGCGATGCCCAGGCCCGGGAGCGCTGGAGGGACATGGGCTTCGGCCCGGACTTCATCGAGCTGCTCGCCACCTGGCACGACAACCCGCTGGCCTACACACTGACGAACGCCGTGGAGAAGGTCCTCGGGCGTCCGCCCCTGCGCTTCGACACCTGGGCCCAAGAACATGTCGCCGCGTTCCGCGCCCCCGCTGCCCTCTGAGCACGGAGGCGACTCCACGGAGGCCACCCCGGAGAGGCCCCTGCCCTTCCTCGGGCCGGGCCCCATCCAGGGCGCACTCCTCCGCCGGGAAGGTTCTCCCCGGCCTCAACGAAGACGTGCGCGGCGACGCGAGACGAGCCCCAGGGACAGGGC is part of the Myxococcus landrumus genome and encodes:
- a CDS encoding NAD(P)H-binding protein, whose product is MTLLVTGATGNIGRKVIAHLLERGQRVRALSRTPSRSALPPVVEVFEGDLTAPATLGPALQGVTAVFLITHDGPRYAPLQTGQALIQLIHEHGVRRVVTLWRGERGTIEAALESSSQLEWTQLEPSDFMSNMLHWAESIRSHHRVQEPYPHSRCALIHEQDVAEVAARVLVEDGHHGRVYRLTGSEALTIPQRVHILKETLGRDIAYVELSDAQARERWRDMGFGPDFIELLATWHDNPLAYTLTNAVEKVLGRPPLRFDTWAQEHVAAFRAPAAL
- a CDS encoding spermidine synthase — protein: MLSRQGASLGIALSGGRRARSRRFLARVFRWLSQPRAVLYMGKPGAYRCIVSEDGVGRRYLQFGRDSAFQSVVRPGYPQWLELEYTQGMIGGVAFVNEPRRILMVGVGGGALPMFLHAALPEAHIDAVDCDAEVLDVARRYLGFREDARLRAHQVDGRRFIEAPGPAYDVILLDAFGPRGAPRALATWEFLQAVRARLAPGGAVVCNVHRAPNPHYPEMFQTWRASFPQLHAFDARTTANRIVVGLGSTEKVSRSLLKARLTRLARAAGFNPRALMSRRFEDREVRRAALAGQALPLESALRDSTP
- a CDS encoding M18 family aminopeptidase, with product MSPTDTDALANDLLAYIDASPTPYHAVRETARRLEQAGYRALDERESWSLEPGARVYVTRGDTSIAAFQLGTSPVDRAGFRLVGAHTDSPNLRLKPHAELARNGYRQLGVEVYGGVLLHTWTDRDLSLAGRVVVMEGGKGGKGGVPRGHLVDFRKPLLRVPNLAIHLNRGVNTEGLKLNPQDHMVPVLGLENADAADLRAMLVNELARGGVKTEAPNILGYDLCLYDLQPSTRSGARSEFLHASRLDNLASCHSGLSALLSAPDSREATSGLILFDHEEVGSRSAQGAASPFLRSLLERITLAHSDGKPDAFHRAMAQSFLVSADMAHAVHPNYASLHEPKHQPQMGAGPVIKSNVNQSYATDGESWAFFATLCRAAGVTPQHFVTRTDLGCGSTIGPISAGQLGIRTVDVGNPMLSMHSIREMACASDVAAMVAVLRRFFV
- the soxR gene encoding redox-sensitive transcriptional activator SoxR, which gives rise to MRPDDLLTIQMIVKRSGLPASALRYYEERGLISSTRAGSNHRRFQRSVLRRLAFIVFAQRLGLTLEEIAGELARLPSDHVPSGRDWARLSERWTARIDARIAELERLKVGLSQCISCGCLSLGTCRFVNPKDRAAVQGPGPRYWVGTGGACEEGCDEEPRGRTPARKLDVETT
- a CDS encoding acyl-CoA dehydrogenase family protein, with the translated sequence MNDLLSFLLTEPPESPALDSVEAWWRRHLALMARFPTPADLALAGGFGADRLGYAFASGYHAAHRFLFPMLPADSPTALCATEPAGAHPSAIQTRLTSSVSGWTLTGEKTFVTLGTSAELLLVVASEGQDAQGRNRLRMVCLDSKRRGVRVTALPELPFVPEVPHAELRLDDVAVSPDEVLPGDGYTRYLKPFRTVEDCHVQLALLGWLLQVARRCGWPDPVREELLALAVMMRGLAQADPSSAATHVALGGALARVKHTVTQCEPLWAQVDAPTRERWERDRRLLDVAGKVRAKRLESARLKLSGGAPRDDA